In Enterobacter pseudoroggenkampii, the DNA window CGTCGGATCACTGAGCAGGATAATCCGGCTATCGCCGCCGTTATCCGCACCGTTTCTGCCGAATATGGCCTGACGGCTGACAAAGGCTACACGGTTGCAGACCCGAACCTGGACGCGCTTTTCCAGCTCTACAGCCAGCCAGGGCATGCCTACTGGGTAATCGAGCAGAATGGCCAGGTGGTGGGTGGCGGCGGCGTGGCGCCCCTCAGCTGCAGCGAGCCGGACATCTGCGAACTGCAGAAAATGTATTTCCTGCCAGCGGCGCGCGGACAAGGACTGGCAAAAAAGCTGGCGCTGATGGCGCTGGACCACGCGCGCAAGCAGGGCTTTACCCGCTGCTACCTGGAAACGACTGCCTTCCTCAAAGAGGCCATCGGCCTGTATGAACATCTGGGCTTTGAGCATATCGATGCGCCGCTGGGCTGTACCGGCCATGTTGATTGCGAAGTCAGGATGCTGAAAAGTCTGTAAATATCTTTGCTGCCCCCTTCTGTTAAGCGGCGCTGAACTGAATACTCTACACTCTCAGTTCACACCACAACGGGGGAAACACGATGTCAAAGATAAAAAGCTACGCCGCTCCGCAGGCGGGTGCAGAACTTGAGCTGTACGAGTACGACGCGGGCGAACTAAAAGCAGAAGACGTCGAAGTACAGGTTGATTACTGCGGGATCTGCCACTCGGATCTCTCGATGATCGACAACGAATGGGGCTTTTCAAGCTATCCACTGATTGCCGGGCACGAGGTCATTGGCCGCGTTGTCGCGCTCGGTAGCGCCGCGCAGGACAAAGGGCTGAAAGTGGGCCAGCGCGTGGGCATTGGCTGGACGGCACGCAGCTGTGGCCACTGCGATGCCTGTATCAGCGGTAATCAGATCAACTGCCTCGAAGGCGCCGTTCCCACCATTCTGAACAAAGGCGGTTTCGCCGACAAGCTGCGCGCCGACTGGCAATGGGTCATCCCGCTGCCGGACAGCATTGATATCGAATCCGCCGGTCCGCTGCTGTGCGGCGGTATCACCGTCTTCAAACCCCTGCTGATGCACCATATCACCGCCACCAGCCGCGTGGGCGTCATCGGTATCGGTGGCCTTGGGCATATCGCCATCAAGCTGCTGCACGCGATGGGCTGCGAAGTCACGGCGTTCAGTTCGAACCCGGCGAAAGAGAAAGAAGTGCTGGCGATGGGTGCGGATAAAGTCGTGAACAGCCGCGATCCCGATGCCCTGAACGCGCTGGCGGGTCAGTTTGACCTGATCATCAACACCGTCAACGTCGATCTCAACTGGCAGCCGTACTTTGAAGCGCTGGCCTACGGCGGTAACTTCCACACCGTGGGTGCCGTCATGAAGCCGCTGCCGGTTCCGGCGTTTACCCTGATCGGTGGGGATCGCAGCGTGTCAGGCTCCGCGACCGGTACGCCGTACGAGTTGCGCAAACTGATGAAATTCGCCGGACGCACCAAAGTGGCGCCGACCACCGAACTGTATCCGATGTCGAAAATCAACGAAGCGATCCAGCACGTGCGCGACGGCAAAGCCCGTTACCGCGTGGTGTTGAAAGCAGATTTCTGATGTGATAGTGCCGGGTAATGGCTTCGCCTTACCCGGCCTACTTTCACTGCTGCGCCAATACGTTAAATACTTCCGCTACCGCGACCGCTCCCGGATCCATCACCCCATCCAGGTTCTCTTTATTGACATATGACGAGCGTCCCGCGCCGGCTTTCGCCATTTTCGACGTTGCTTCTGCGCCCTGCTGCGCGGCCTGCGCTGCCGCCTGAATATTGCCTTTCTGTAACGCCTCCAGCGCCGGTTGCAGCGCATCGATCAGCGTGCGATCGCCAAGATCCGCTCCGCCGTACTGCTTCATCTGCGCCAGTCCGCTCAACAGTGCATCCGGCAGGGCGTGTCCGTCATGCAGCTTTTGCCCGGCCGCGGTAAAGAAGATCGACATCAGCACCCCGCTCGACCCGCCCATCACCGTAGCCAGCCGCTCGCCAACCAGCAGCAGCAGCTTAGACACGTCTTTAAGCGGGAGCGTGTTCTCCTCCAGGCGCTGCGCAATATCCCGCGCCCCTTGCGCAAAGGTGGAGCCGGTATCGCCATCGCCCACTTTGGCATCCAGCGCGTTCAGACGGTTTTCGAGTTGGATCAGCGTCCTCGTTACCGAGGAGACATACTCACCCACCTGCGGATTGTCAGACGGGGTGTATTCCACGCGATCGTGAATAGCGCTATGCGCCACGGTGCGCAGCGGCGCAAACGCCACGGGCTTCTGCCAGCCCAGCGTTTCAACCTCGGCGTGAATCGCCTTTTCGAAGAAATCGTTAAGCTTCAGCAGCGTCAGAGAAAAGCCTTTCATATCCAGCGCGCTCACCAGCGGCGCGGGGCCTATCAGATACGCGATCTCCTCTTTCAGCGCCGAATGCGCCAGCTCTTTGGTCAGCAGCGCCATCTCCAGCGCCGATACGCCGCCAAGATTGTTAATCAATACCGCAAAGCGCCCCTCTCCCGCCTGCGCGCGTAGCGGCGTCACCAGCGTGTCGATAATCGCTTTGCTGTTCTGCGTATCTACGACGGAAGCGCCGGGCTCGCCGTGAATGCCCAGACCCAGCTCGACGTGGCCTTGCTTAATGCGCCCCTCTTCATCGTCGCTGCCCGGCAGATTACAGGTTTGCATCGCAACGCCCAGGCTCCAGAGGTTATCGCAGGCCTGTTGCGCAATATCCCGCACCTCGCTCAGCGATTTCCCCTGCTCCGCCGCATAGCCCGCAATCTTGTGCACCAGTGCCGTACCGGCAATACCGCGCGGCTGCTTGTTATCCGGCAGCGCGATATCGTCTGCCACAATCACCATCTCCACCTTCAGGCCATAGCGCTTGGCCTTTTCGGCCGCCAGACCAAAGTTCAGGCGGTCGCCGGTGTAGTTTTTGACGATCAGCAGACAGCCGCGATCGCCCGTGACCGCCACAATGGCATTCAGCACCGCATCCACGCTCGGCGAGGCAAACAGATCGCCGCACACTGCCGCCGTCAGCATCCCTTTGCCGACAAACCCGGCGTGTGCGGGTTCGTGGCCTGAGCCGCCGCCGGAGATCACCGCCACGCGGCTTTTGTCCCAGTCACCGCGTGCGACGATCCTGATGGCCGGATCGATATCAAGCTTGACGAGATTGGCATGTGGCGCAGAAAGCAGTATGCCTTCAATGGCATCGTTGACCAGCTGTTTGCGATCGTTAAAGAAGAATCTGGACATAGTTTCCCACTATTTTGTGAACCGTATGCAAAAGCATAGTCCGCGCTGGATAATGCGCCGCAAAGTCAGGAATTTACTCAACCAAATTGCTATCAGGTTGCCTATACTCCACCCAGGACTAAGAGAGGAAGCGCATCATGAGTACACCATTGTTAATTGCCCGGACTCTGGAAAAAGAGCTCTATTTACTGCCCGCGATGGCGAACCGCCACGGTCTGATCACCGGCGCGACCGGGACGGGGAAAACCGTCACCCTGCAAAAGCTGGCGGAGTCGCTTTCGGAGATTGGCGTACCGGTCTTTATGGCTGACGTAAAAGGCGATTTAACCGGTGTGGCTCAGGAAGGAGCGGCCTCTGAAAAACTGCTCGAACGGCTGAAAAATATTGGCATCACGGACTGGACGCCGCATAACAATCCGGTGGTGGTGTGGGATATTTTTGGTGAGAAAGGCCATCCGGTGCGCGCCACCGTCTCCGATCTTGGCCCGCTGCTGCTGGCCCGTCTGCTTAACCTCAACGACGTGCAGTCCGGCGTGCTGAATATTATCTTCCGCATTGCCGACGATCAGGGGCTGCTGCTGCTTGATTTCAAAGATCTGCGCGCCATTACGCAGTACATCGGCGATAACGCCAAATCCTTCCAGAACCAGTACGGCAACATCAGCAGCGCCTCGGTGGGCGCCATTCAGCGTGGGCTACTGACGCTTGAGCAACAGGGCGCTGAACATTTCTTCGGTGAACCCATGCTGGATATCAAAGACTGGATGCGCACCGACAGCAGTGGCAAAGGTATTATTAACATCCTGAGCTCAGAGAAGCTCTACCAGATGCCGAAACTCTACGCCGCCAGCCTGCTGTGGATGCTCTCCGAACTCTATGAACAATTACCCGAAGCAGGCGATCTGGAAAAACCGAAGCTGGTGTTCTTCTTTGACGAAGCGCATCTGCTGTTTAACGATGCACCTCAGGTACTGCTGGATAAGATCGAACAGGTTATCCGCCTGATCCGCTCCAAAGGCGTCGGCGTCTGGTTTGTCTCGCAAAACCCGTCGGATATCCCCGACAACGTGCTCGGGCAGCTCGGCAACCGCGTGCAGCATGCCCTGCGCGCCTTTACGCCGAAAGATCAGAAAGCGGTGAAAGCCGCCGCGCAAACCATGCGCGCCAATCCGGCCTTTGATACCGAAGCGGCGATTCAGGCGTTAGGCACCGGTGAAGCGCTGATCTCGTTCCTCGATCCGAAGGGCAGCCCGTCCGTGGTGGAACGCGCCATGGTGATTGCCCCCTGCTCGCGCATGGGGCCGGTGACCGACGATGAGCGCAACGGCCTGATTAACCACTCTCCGGTTTACGGGAAATACGAAGACGAGGTGGATCGCGAGTCCGCGTTCGAGATGCTGCAAAAAGGGGTCCAGGCGACAACGGAATCGCAGGATGCACCTGCCGCTAAAGGGC includes these proteins:
- a CDS encoding GNAT family N-acetyltransferase, whose product is MSVITPVATTMRRITEQDNPAIAAVIRTVSAEYGLTADKGYTVADPNLDALFQLYSQPGHAYWVIEQNGQVVGGGGVAPLSCSEPDICELQKMYFLPAARGQGLAKKLALMALDHARKQGFTRCYLETTAFLKEAIGLYEHLGFEHIDAPLGCTGHVDCEVRMLKSL
- the ahr gene encoding NADPH-dependent aldehyde reductase Ahr, coding for MSKIKSYAAPQAGAELELYEYDAGELKAEDVEVQVDYCGICHSDLSMIDNEWGFSSYPLIAGHEVIGRVVALGSAAQDKGLKVGQRVGIGWTARSCGHCDACISGNQINCLEGAVPTILNKGGFADKLRADWQWVIPLPDSIDIESAGPLLCGGITVFKPLLMHHITATSRVGVIGIGGLGHIAIKLLHAMGCEVTAFSSNPAKEKEVLAMGADKVVNSRDPDALNALAGQFDLIINTVNVDLNWQPYFEALAYGGNFHTVGAVMKPLPVPAFTLIGGDRSVSGSATGTPYELRKLMKFAGRTKVAPTTELYPMSKINEAIQHVRDGKARYRVVLKADF
- a CDS encoding dihydroxyacetone kinase subunit DhaK; translation: MSRFFFNDRKQLVNDAIEGILLSAPHANLVKLDIDPAIRIVARGDWDKSRVAVISGGGSGHEPAHAGFVGKGMLTAAVCGDLFASPSVDAVLNAIVAVTGDRGCLLIVKNYTGDRLNFGLAAEKAKRYGLKVEMVIVADDIALPDNKQPRGIAGTALVHKIAGYAAEQGKSLSEVRDIAQQACDNLWSLGVAMQTCNLPGSDDEEGRIKQGHVELGLGIHGEPGASVVDTQNSKAIIDTLVTPLRAQAGEGRFAVLINNLGGVSALEMALLTKELAHSALKEEIAYLIGPAPLVSALDMKGFSLTLLKLNDFFEKAIHAEVETLGWQKPVAFAPLRTVAHSAIHDRVEYTPSDNPQVGEYVSSVTRTLIQLENRLNALDAKVGDGDTGSTFAQGARDIAQRLEENTLPLKDVSKLLLLVGERLATVMGGSSGVLMSIFFTAAGQKLHDGHALPDALLSGLAQMKQYGGADLGDRTLIDALQPALEALQKGNIQAAAQAAQQGAEATSKMAKAGAGRSSYVNKENLDGVMDPGAVAVAEVFNVLAQQ
- a CDS encoding helicase HerA-like C-terminal domain-containing protein, with product MSTPLLIARTLEKELYLLPAMANRHGLITGATGTGKTVTLQKLAESLSEIGVPVFMADVKGDLTGVAQEGAASEKLLERLKNIGITDWTPHNNPVVVWDIFGEKGHPVRATVSDLGPLLLARLLNLNDVQSGVLNIIFRIADDQGLLLLDFKDLRAITQYIGDNAKSFQNQYGNISSASVGAIQRGLLTLEQQGAEHFFGEPMLDIKDWMRTDSSGKGIINILSSEKLYQMPKLYAASLLWMLSELYEQLPEAGDLEKPKLVFFFDEAHLLFNDAPQVLLDKIEQVIRLIRSKGVGVWFVSQNPSDIPDNVLGQLGNRVQHALRAFTPKDQKAVKAAAQTMRANPAFDTEAAIQALGTGEALISFLDPKGSPSVVERAMVIAPCSRMGPVTDDERNGLINHSPVYGKYEDEVDRESAFEMLQKGVQATTESQDAPAAKGQSVAVDDGILGGLKDILFGSTGPRGGKRDGVVQTMAKSAARQVTNQIVRGMLGSLLGGRRR